A single genomic interval of Pochonia chlamydosporia 170 chromosome 7, whole genome shotgun sequence harbors:
- a CDS encoding fungal transcriptional regulatory protein (similar to Metarhizium robertsii ARSEF 23 XP_007825120.2), whose translation MLSQLPLSAAIALLAHQLNHKTDVDTPRFKCQYCNKAFARGDVCRKHTLSCARKDELRSLPEFRRGQKPRACEACYQSKVLCDKATPCSRCVSRGLTCRFRDVFESSTSEQDAAYFKSEPGSTSQARLAVANSTFLRGVANPDTESMLEYFALDNAINEKVPDLDYPPKFPDFSLPMMNMDVGNFAPWSMVSFLDDEFSDFSTSDETSTSSELSNAVPAFTPPGLERLRHISDEIILELGKSHNFLNAYDPTYTEMFYEDLARSIFSSDNLARFISIFFRLSHIHFPIIHIPTFGEEDTPAALVFAVALGGTLRSAPRDDTLSSRCFLTVAEDYVFRHMQGLLVTEEFSRPSKKMLYALQAAIIVHNVQFMRNDVQTRRRNLSVRLPALVSAVRQLGLNQYKHSGTLVWEKFLYEELCIRVGFWTSISDWHQCGMFHAPPQMSIKEIDCDMPCPLELWDATTSEQFEEKVKELKYQPPPMCFSSISKFIELLMKDKWDEAQPIPVASLRLSHLRAATMALSSIAISTHVNCTLSATAPALLRAIDRWHDLWDAVTAKIDPTTMQRSGMARHSNDISALVRKLVEVAISDNEQPPFLKSVCHESLRELYDFILNH comes from the exons ATGCTCAGCCAATTACCTCTCTCAGCCGCCATTGCACTACTAGCACACCAGCTAAACCATAAAACAGACGTTGACACCCCTCGATTCAAGTGTCAATACTGCAACAAGGCATTTGCAAGAGG TGACGTATGTCGAAAGCACACCTTGAGCTGTGCAAGAAAAGATGAACTACGAAGTCTACCTGAATTCCGCCGCGGCCAAAAGCCTCGCGCATGTGAGGCCTGCTACCAAAGCAAAGTCTTGTGCGACAAGGCAACGCCATGCTCGCGCTGTGTTTCTCGCGGGTTAACTTGTCGGTTTCGAGATGTGTTTGAGTCCAGCACTTCTGAGCAGGACGCAGCCTATTTCAAGTCTGAGCCTGGTAGTACAAGTCAGGCAAGGCTTGCAGTCGCCAATTCTACGTTTTTGAGGGGCGTTGCTAATCCTGATACGGAGTCGATGTTGGAATACTTTGCTCTCGATAACGCTATCAATGAGAAAGTACCAGATCTCGATTACCCGCCCAAGTTTCCCGACTTTTCTCTGCCCATGATGAATATGGACGTTGGCAACTTTGCTCCTTGGAGCATGGTGTCGTTTCTGGATGACGAGTTTAGCGATTTCAGCACCTCTGATGAAACCTCAACTTCGTCCGAGTTGAGCAACGCAGTACCGGCATTTACTCCACCAGGCCTTGAAAGACTACGGCATATATCGGATGAGATCATTCTCGAGTTGGGTAAAAGCCACAACTTCTTAAATGCATACGACCCGACATATACCGAGATGTTCTACGAGGATTTGGCGCGCTCCATATTTTCTTCAGATAACCTTGCCCGCTTCATATCAATATTCTTTCGACTCAGCCACATTCACTTCCCCATCATACACATTCCAACatttggcgaagaagacacTCCGGCAGCCTTGGTCTTCGCGGTTGCCCTGGGGGGTACACTACGCTCTGCCCCCCGAGATGACACATTATCTTCGCGATGTTTCCTTACCGTTGCAGAAGACTACGTCTTCCGTCATATGCAAGGACTCTTGGTCACGGAAGAATTTTCGAGACCAAGCAAGAAGATGCTGTATGCGCTACAGGCTGCAATAATCGTGCACAACGTCCAATTCATGAGGAACGATGTGCAGACAAGGCGCAGAAACTTGTCAGTGAGACTCCCTGCGTTGGTGTCAGCAGTGCGACAGCTCGGATTGAATCAATACAAACACTCTGGAACACTTGTCTGGGAGAAGTTCCTGTACGAAGAGCTGTGCATAAG AGTTGGCTTCTGGACGTCAATATCTGATTGGCATCAATGCGGTATGTTTCACGCCCCGCCCCAAATGTCCATCAAAGAAATCGACTGCGATATGCCATGTCCATTAGAACTGTGGGACGCCACGACCTCTGAACAGTTTGAAGAGAAGGTGAAGGAATTGAAGTACCAGCCACCACCAATGTGCTTCTCCTCGATTAGCAAATTCATCGAGCTATTAATGAAGGATAAATGGGATGAAGCACAACCTATTCCAGTAGCGAGCCTGAGGCTATCACACCTCCGGGCCGCGACAATGG CGTTGAGTTCCATAGCCATATCGACTCACGTAAACTGCACATTGTCTGCAACTGCGCCGGCGCTACTCCGCGCCATAGACCGGTGGCACGACCTGTGGGACGCAGTCACGGCGAAGATTGACCCGACGACCATGCAGCGCAGCGGGATGGCTAGGCATAGTAATGATATCAGTGCGCTGGTGCGGAAATTGGTCGAGGTGGCTATCTCTGACAACGAGCAGCCTCCGTTTTTGAAGAGCGTGTGTCATGAGAGTTTGAGGGAGTTGTACGATTTCATATTAAACCATTAG